The following proteins are co-located in the Lolium rigidum isolate FL_2022 unplaced genomic scaffold, APGP_CSIRO_Lrig_0.1 contig_64363_1, whole genome shotgun sequence genome:
- the LOC124681993 gene encoding solanesyl-diphosphate synthase 1, mitochondrial-like isoform X2, producing the protein MLDPFALIKDEVSEITYRLRSMVVSEVPELTSAAGYFFRAGAEGKRTCPTVLLLMASALRTDTPESIIGSKNELRARHMRVAEITEMIHVASLIHDDVLDVADTRRGMDSLNSAVGNKLAVLAGDFLLFRAFSAAGSLDNTEVVSLLATALNNLVTGELMQMTITPAQRCRMDYYLQKTYYKTAALISNSCKAVAVLAGQTAEVAGLAYQYGRHLGIAYQLIDDILDFTGTSASLGKGSLSDIHQGIVTAPVLFAMEEFPELHEIVERGFDDPSDVATALEYLAKSRGIERTKLLATEHAKLAADAVDALPEVEDRVALISRQALKDLAQKLIRRTK; encoded by the exons ATGCTAGATCCCTTTGCTCTGATTAAGGACGAAGTCTCTGAAATCACGTATAGATTGCGTTCAATGGTGGTATCTGAG GTACCTGAATTGACATCAGCAGCTGGATACTTCTTCAGAGCTGGAGCTGAAGGGAAAAGAACATGTCCTACT GTTCTACTATTGATGGCCTCAGCTCTAAGAACAGACACTCCTGAATCTATTATTGGTTCAAAGAACGAGCTTCGTGCAAGACACATGCGGGTTGCTGAGATAACAGAAATGATCCAT GTAGCAAGCCTTATCCATGATGATGTTCTGGATGTTGCTGATACTAGACGAGGTATGGACTCCCTGAACTCTGCAGTGGGAAACAAG CTTGCGGTGTTGGCTGGTGATTTTCTACTTTTCAGGGCATTTTCTGCTGCcgggtctcttgacaatactgag GTTGTATCGTTACTAGCAACAGCTCTAAATAACCTTGTGACTGGTGAGCTCATGCAGATGACCATAACTCCAGCACAACGCTGCAG AATGGATTACTATTTGCAGAAGACATACTACAAGACAGCGGCGTTGATTTCAAATAGCTGCAAAGCCGTTGCGGTTCTTGCTGGCCAAACAGCAGAGGTTGCGGGTCTTGCATATCAGTATGGCAGGCACTTG GGTATAGCATATCAGCTGATTGATGACATCCTTGATTTCACGGGCACATCCGCGTCACTAGGCAAAGGCTCATTGTCTGATATCCATCAA GGAATCGTGACAGCTCCTGTACTGTTTGCAATGGAAGAGTTCCCCGAACTGCATGAAATTGTAGAGCGTGGATTTGATGACCCTTCAGACGTCGCTACT GCCCTCGAATACCTTGCAAAAAGTCGGGGAATCGAGAGGACTAAGTTGCTTGCTACTGAACATGCAAAACTGGCAGCAGACGCAGTTGATGCTCTTCCTGAGGTTGAGGACAGAGTTGCGCTGATCTCGAGGCAAGCACTCAAAGACCTTGCTCAAAAGCTCATCAGGAGAACAAAGTGA